Proteins encoded in a region of the Isoalcanivorax pacificus W11-5 genome:
- a CDS encoding TIGR02444 family protein has protein sequence MTEPSLWQYALTLWKRPGVEHAALLLQDQHSLPVCLLLAALWLAGRGVTPDAALAAALRDIAEEWERERIAPLRRLRRQAGTRADWADWKRALQDAELEAERLLVSALETRVAARPLPRAAQPLPAHGWLLLVIPEMAGCENLTRAVDALLGAAQP, from the coding sequence ATGACAGAACCGTCGCTCTGGCAGTACGCACTGACATTATGGAAGCGACCCGGCGTGGAACACGCTGCGCTGTTGTTGCAGGACCAGCACAGCCTGCCTGTGTGCCTGCTGCTGGCGGCGTTGTGGCTGGCAGGCCGGGGTGTGACGCCGGATGCGGCGCTGGCCGCCGCGCTGCGTGATATCGCGGAAGAGTGGGAGCGCGAGCGGATCGCGCCGCTGCGCCGGTTGCGCCGCCAGGCCGGCACGCGCGCGGACTGGGCCGACTGGAAACGCGCCTTGCAGGATGCCGAGCTGGAAGCGGAACGCTTGCTGGTCAGCGCGCTGGAAACCCGTGTGGCGGCGCGCCCGTTGCCGCGTGCAGCGCAACCGCTGCCGGCGCACGGCTGGTTGCTGCTGGTGATACCGGAAATGGCGGGCTGCGAGAATCTGACCCGCGCGGTGGATGCGTTGCTGGGTGCCGCTCAGCCGTGA
- a CDS encoding ParA family protein translates to MRRAADVRETTSPARAIGGGGPPRFVVLVANAKGGCGKTTLATNLASYLAAQGQTVSLLDLDPLQSSASWVRRREQLGRHDIHGLSLKLDAYTTYGRLTEVVNQAHGYLIIDSPGGLDGPLLDHVLRVAQVVLVPVLPSPIDIRAATRFLQAVMLSPCYRRRPRRLAVVANRTRARTRMYEQLRQFLTSLKIPYLATLRDTQLYTQAAGEGGGIIDMPVQRAAEDIQHWRRIAEWLEVQRHLLRALPGFHG, encoded by the coding sequence ATGCGACGCGCAGCCGACGTACGCGAGACGACTTCACCAGCCCGTGCCATCGGTGGCGGCGGGCCGCCGCGCTTTGTCGTGCTGGTCGCCAATGCCAAGGGCGGTTGTGGCAAGACCACACTGGCCACCAACCTGGCCAGTTATCTGGCCGCGCAAGGGCAGACCGTGTCGCTGCTGGACCTGGATCCACTGCAGTCCTCGGCAAGCTGGGTTCGCCGGCGCGAACAACTGGGGCGCCACGATATCCATGGCCTGAGCCTGAAACTGGATGCCTACACCACCTATGGCCGCCTCACGGAAGTCGTCAACCAGGCCCATGGCTACCTGATTATCGACTCCCCCGGCGGCCTCGACGGGCCCCTGCTGGACCATGTGCTGCGCGTGGCCCAGGTGGTGCTGGTGCCGGTACTGCCCAGCCCGATCGACATTCGTGCCGCCACCCGCTTCCTGCAGGCGGTGATGCTTTCCCCCTGCTATCGCCGCCGGCCACGGCGGCTGGCCGTGGTCGCCAATCGCACTCGCGCACGCACCAGAATGTACGAGCAGCTGCGGCAATTCCTGACCAGCCTGAAAATCCCCTATCTGGCGACCCTGCGCGACACGCAGCTTTACACACAGGCCGCCGGCGAAGGCGGCGGCATCATCGACATGCCGGTACAGCGTGCCGCTGAGGACATCCAGCATTGGCGCCGTATCGCCGAGTGGCTGGAAGTACAGCGCCATCTGCTGCGCGCGTTACCCGGCTTTCACGGCTGA
- a CDS encoding FKBP-type peptidyl-prolyl cis-trans isomerase translates to MMKKLALVLAVSALAACGQEKGGDVKVESDVQKASYAIGYRTGEQMYGNTDDLDVDVFLAGLRAGALGEKEGLPLESEQMDQAIADYQQQKIAEREAQREKAASDNAETGKKFREENGAKEGVTTLDSGLQYEVLTEGESDQKPTLNDVVVAHYHGTLVDGTVFDSSVDRGEPASFPLGQVIQGWQEALQLMNVGDKWRIVIPPELAYGEQGAGQKIGPNSTLVFEVELLEVKPGN, encoded by the coding sequence ATGATGAAAAAGTTAGCATTGGTGCTTGCTGTGTCAGCACTGGCGGCCTGTGGCCAGGAAAAGGGTGGCGACGTCAAGGTCGAGTCTGATGTGCAGAAGGCATCCTATGCCATCGGTTACCGTACCGGTGAGCAGATGTACGGCAACACCGATGATCTGGATGTGGACGTGTTCCTGGCCGGCCTGCGCGCCGGTGCGCTGGGCGAGAAAGAAGGCCTGCCGCTGGAATCCGAGCAGATGGATCAGGCGATTGCCGACTACCAGCAGCAGAAGATCGCCGAGCGTGAAGCGCAACGCGAGAAAGCGGCCAGCGACAACGCTGAAACCGGCAAGAAATTCCGCGAGGAAAATGGCGCCAAAGAAGGTGTGACCACCCTCGACAGCGGCCTGCAGTACGAAGTGCTTACCGAAGGCGAGAGCGATCAGAAGCCGACGCTCAATGACGTGGTAGTGGCTCACTATCATGGCACCCTGGTCGATGGCACCGTGTTCGACAGCTCCGTTGACCGTGGCGAGCCGGCCAGCTTCCCGCTGGGCCAGGTGATCCAGGGCTGGCAGGAAGCGCTGCAGCTGATGAACGTGGGCGACAAGTGGCGCATCGTGATTCCGCCCGAGCTGGCCTACGGCGAGCAGGGCGCTGGCCAGAAGATCGGCCCGAACTCCACGCTGGTGTTCGAAGTGGAACTGCTGGAAGTGAAGCCGGGCAACTAA
- a CDS encoding IS1182 family transposase, translated as MLKDRAPTQSTLEFVCIDELVPPDHLLRKVDKHIDFSFIHDRVKALYCADNGRPALDPTLMFKLLLLGYLFGVRSERQLIREVQVNVAYRWFLGLTLTDKVPDASTLSQNRRRRFNDSDIYQQIFDEIVLQAMRRKLVSGEVLYTDSTHLKANANKGKWTKARVEPLRQAYLDDLDRAVEEDRLAHGKKPLRPASRPAAAREIKQSTTDPESGYMTRDNKPQGFFYLDHRTVDSKANIITDVHVSAGNVHDAVPYMARLRRQKERFGFDVTHVGLDAGYHTTAISKGLEDEQIKAVFGYRRPTHRKGYLYKREFHYQPDTDSYRCPQGQDLPYKTTSRTGYRHYQSDPAICQACPLLSRCTQHAKHIKIITRHVWEDSRERQDAHRLTEWGKAIYQRRKETVERSFADAKELHQYRYARYRGRDKVQAQCLLTAAAQNIKKIALLAG; from the coding sequence ATGCTAAAAGACCGCGCTCCGACCCAATCCACACTCGAGTTCGTCTGTATTGATGAACTTGTCCCGCCGGACCACCTGCTTCGCAAGGTGGATAAACACATCGACTTCAGCTTTATCCATGATCGGGTGAAGGCGTTGTACTGTGCTGACAACGGTCGGCCAGCACTGGATCCGACCCTGATGTTCAAGCTGCTGTTGCTGGGTTACCTGTTCGGTGTTCGCAGTGAACGTCAGTTGATCCGGGAAGTGCAGGTGAACGTCGCCTACCGGTGGTTTCTGGGGCTGACGCTAACGGACAAGGTGCCGGATGCCAGCACCCTGAGCCAGAACCGTCGGCGTCGGTTCAACGACTCGGATATCTATCAGCAGATATTTGACGAGATTGTGTTGCAGGCGATGCGCCGCAAACTGGTGTCCGGGGAGGTGTTGTACACGGATTCTACTCACCTCAAGGCCAATGCCAACAAGGGCAAGTGGACCAAGGCTCGGGTTGAACCCCTGCGGCAGGCGTATCTGGATGACCTGGATCGGGCAGTGGAGGAGGACCGGTTAGCTCACGGAAAAAAGCCCTTGCGGCCGGCGTCCAGGCCGGCAGCGGCTCGGGAGATCAAGCAGAGCACGACGGACCCTGAGAGTGGTTACATGACCCGGGACAACAAGCCCCAAGGGTTCTTCTATCTGGATCACCGTACTGTGGACAGCAAGGCCAACATCATCACCGATGTGCACGTCAGTGCGGGCAATGTACACGATGCCGTGCCCTACATGGCCCGCCTGAGACGGCAGAAAGAGCGCTTCGGGTTCGACGTCACTCATGTCGGGCTGGATGCCGGTTACCACACCACCGCGATCAGCAAGGGACTGGAGGACGAGCAGATCAAAGCCGTCTTTGGCTACCGTCGCCCCACGCACCGGAAGGGATACCTCTACAAGCGGGAATTCCACTACCAACCCGACACCGACAGCTACCGGTGCCCGCAAGGGCAGGACTTGCCCTATAAAACCACCAGCCGTACAGGCTACCGGCACTACCAGTCAGACCCGGCGATCTGCCAGGCATGTCCGCTGCTCTCCCGCTGCACCCAACACGCCAAACACATCAAGATCATCACCCGCCATGTCTGGGAAGACAGCCGGGAACGCCAGGATGCTCACCGCCTGACGGAATGGGGCAAGGCGATCTACCAACGCCGAAAAGAAACGGTGGAGCGCAGCTTCGCCGACGCCAAGGAGCTGCATCAATACCGCTATGCCCGCTACCGTGGCCGGGACAAGGTGCAGGCGCAGTGTCTGCTGACGGCGGCGGCTCAGAACATCAAGAAAATCGCCTTGCTGGCAGGGTAA
- a CDS encoding Rsd/AlgQ family anti-sigma factor — protein sequence MARPSPATPTLPQWQRTETLVQTWLKERQQLLALLCALPDMNDANVEDNPALHTHIQSLCQTLMDYISAGYFEIYRELAVEARSLKRDNPGWLQEMLHRLEDSTDAALAFNEHYDQAARRQCSLTELPEKMASLLEKLEERFMLEDQLIISFHLQGSQPVRPVTH from the coding sequence ATGGCACGGCCATCCCCTGCGACACCCACCCTGCCCCAGTGGCAGCGCACCGAAACCCTGGTGCAAACCTGGCTCAAGGAACGCCAGCAATTGCTGGCTCTGCTGTGTGCCCTGCCGGACATGAACGACGCCAACGTCGAGGACAACCCGGCCCTGCACACGCACATCCAGAGCCTGTGCCAGACGTTGATGGACTACATCAGCGCCGGCTATTTCGAGATCTACCGTGAACTGGCCGTGGAGGCACGCAGCCTGAAACGGGACAACCCCGGCTGGCTGCAGGAGATGCTGCACCGGCTGGAGGATTCCACCGACGCCGCGCTGGCCTTCAATGAGCATTACGACCAGGCCGCGCGCCGGCAGTGCTCACTCACGGAACTGCCGGAGAAAATGGCCAGCCTGCTGGAGAAACTCGAAGAGCGCTTCATGCTGGAAGACCAGCTGATCATCAGCTTCCACCTGCAGGGCAGCCAGCCCGTCAGGCCCGTCACGCACTGA
- a CDS encoding disulfide bond formation protein B, which yields MSQITSRLLSPRGINLLGFLACVAAMAAALYLQHAEDLEPCPLCVFQRVAVIGAGLFFLLAALHNPGATGQRLYNVLAALSAIGGAIVAGRHIWLQNLPADEVPACGPGLDYMIDVFPMQEMLRMVFSGSGECAEIDWTFLGITIPQLAMITFAGLLVLALFQILRRYR from the coding sequence ATGTCTCAGATCACTTCACGCCTGCTGTCACCGCGCGGCATCAATCTGCTCGGCTTTCTTGCCTGTGTGGCGGCCATGGCCGCTGCCCTGTACCTGCAACACGCCGAAGACCTCGAACCGTGCCCGCTGTGCGTGTTCCAGCGCGTCGCGGTCATCGGCGCCGGGCTGTTCTTCCTGCTCGCCGCACTGCACAACCCCGGCGCCACCGGCCAGCGCCTCTACAACGTGCTGGCGGCCCTCTCCGCCATCGGCGGCGCCATTGTGGCGGGCCGTCATATCTGGCTGCAGAACCTGCCGGCCGACGAAGTGCCGGCCTGCGGCCCGGGCCTGGATTACATGATCGACGTGTTCCCGATGCAGGAGATGCTGCGCATGGTGTTCAGCGGCTCGGGCGAGTGCGCCGAGATCGACTGGACCTTCCTCGGCATTACCATCCCGCAACTGGCGATGATCACCTTCGCCGGCCTGCTGGTGCTGGCACTGTTCCAGATCCTCCGCCGTTATCGCTAA
- the rmf gene encoding ribosome modulation factor, translating into MRDTPDTRDACKKAYDRGCMWGMSGRDDSQCPYQEDILMDWWHAGWREGYEAFLKRHPEQQTG; encoded by the coding sequence ATGCGAGACACACCCGATACCCGGGATGCCTGCAAGAAAGCCTACGACCGTGGCTGCATGTGGGGCATGAGCGGTCGTGACGACAGCCAGTGCCCGTACCAGGAGGACATCCTCATGGACTGGTGGCATGCCGGCTGGCGCGAAGGCTATGAGGCTTTTCTGAAACGGCATCCGGAGCAGCAGACCGGCTGA
- the gshA gene encoding glutamate--cysteine ligase translates to MTDLLTTRLLALNKADAAGTLSGMRRGIEKESLRITPQGLLAQSLHPASLGSALTHPYLTTDYSEALLEFITPASDRLSAPLEFLDQLHRYVYPQLGDEMLWVNSMPCAMGEDKDIPLAEYGSSNVGQMKHVYRRGLGYRYGRRMQTIAGIHYNLSFPDTFWRLYQQGEQDTQPLQTFISERYMDLTRNFQRYSWLLIYLFGASPAVCSSFLSGREHTLAEMFRGTLAQPFATSLRMSDLGYQNNAQSSLHISYNNLDEYVRTLTEAIKTEEPAYRDIGVLVDGEYRQLNANILQIENEYYSSVRPKRTIHKGERPTQALARRGVEYVEMRALDLNPFEPLGINQTQLRFLDIFATYCLLRESPHLEARDLLASKNNIQQVVYNGRNTGIRLCNWGSRVTLREWASKKLDQMRPIAELFDHTHGGHRYTEALAMQQEKVDHPEITPSARVMETLSGRGQSFFEFAIEQAQTHRDHFLSRPLDDATRERFAQLAQSSLQEQRDCEAAPEKPFADYLADYFRD, encoded by the coding sequence ATGACCGATCTGCTCACCACGCGCCTCCTGGCGCTGAACAAGGCCGATGCCGCCGGCACCCTGTCCGGCATGCGCCGGGGTATCGAAAAGGAAAGCCTGCGCATCACCCCGCAGGGCCTGCTCGCCCAGAGTCTGCATCCGGCCAGCCTGGGGTCGGCCCTGACACATCCGTATCTGACCACCGACTATTCCGAAGCGCTGCTGGAATTCATCACCCCGGCCAGTGACCGGCTGAGCGCACCACTGGAATTCCTCGATCAGTTGCACCGATATGTGTACCCGCAACTGGGCGACGAAATGCTGTGGGTCAACTCCATGCCCTGCGCCATGGGCGAGGACAAGGACATTCCGCTCGCCGAGTACGGCAGCTCCAACGTCGGCCAGATGAAGCATGTCTACCGGCGCGGCCTGGGCTACCGCTATGGCCGCCGCATGCAGACCATCGCCGGCATCCATTACAACCTCTCGTTCCCGGACACCTTCTGGCGCCTGTATCAGCAGGGTGAACAGGACACGCAGCCCCTGCAGACGTTCATCTCCGAACGCTACATGGACCTGACGCGCAACTTCCAGCGCTATTCCTGGCTGCTGATCTATCTGTTCGGAGCCTCCCCGGCGGTGTGCAGCTCCTTCCTGTCCGGTCGCGAGCATACGCTGGCGGAAATGTTCCGCGGTACGCTGGCACAACCCTTCGCCACCTCGCTGCGCATGAGCGACCTGGGCTACCAGAACAACGCCCAGTCAAGCCTGCACATCAGCTATAACAACCTCGACGAGTATGTGCGCACGCTGACCGAGGCGATCAAGACTGAAGAACCCGCCTATCGCGACATCGGCGTGCTGGTGGACGGCGAATACCGCCAGCTCAACGCCAACATCCTGCAGATCGAGAACGAGTACTACTCGTCAGTCCGCCCCAAGCGCACCATCCACAAGGGCGAGCGCCCGACCCAGGCGCTCGCGCGCCGGGGGGTCGAATATGTGGAGATGCGCGCACTGGACCTGAACCCGTTCGAACCGCTGGGCATCAACCAGACACAGCTGCGGTTTCTCGATATCTTCGCCACTTATTGCCTGCTGCGGGAGTCACCCCACCTGGAAGCGCGGGACCTGCTGGCAAGCAAGAACAATATCCAGCAGGTGGTCTACAACGGCCGCAACACCGGCATACGGCTGTGCAACTGGGGCAGCCGTGTCACGCTGCGCGAATGGGCCAGCAAGAAGCTCGACCAGATGCGGCCGATCGCCGAACTGTTCGACCACACCCACGGCGGGCATCGCTACACCGAAGCACTGGCCATGCAGCAGGAAAAGGTCGATCACCCCGAGATCACCCCTTCCGCCCGGGTGATGGAAACGCTGTCCGGGCGCGGCCAGAGCTTTTTCGAGTTCGCCATTGAACAGGCCCAGACGCACCGGGATCATTTCCTGTCGCGCCCCCTGGACGACGCCACCCGCGAGCGTTTTGCCCAGCTCGCGCAAAGCAGCCTGCAGGAACAGCGCGACTGCGAAGCCGCGCCGGAAAAGCCGTTCGCCGACTATCTCGCCGATTATTTTCGCGACTGA
- a CDS encoding Tex family protein, translated as MSSTPNTAIPSIEQIIANELGVQLRQVASAVALLDDGATVPFIARYRKEATDGLDDTQLRNLEERLRYLRELAERRDAILKSIKEQDKLTPELEAAILAADTKTRLEDLYLPYKPKRRTRAQIAREAGLEPLADALLNDPTLDPETEAGNYLNSEHKIETAKDALDGAKQILMERFSENADLLTRLRTWLWEQAEVVSSVVDGKDKDGIKFSDYFAHREKLSGIPSHRALALFRGRNEGILHVSMALSEEQEAAQPHPCEAMVAQSIDWQHQGRAADNWLGETVRWTWKIKLNTHLETELLGRVRELAEEEAIQVFARNLNSLLLAPPAGARATMGLDPGLRTGVKVVVVDETGKLLEYTTVFPHQPRNQWDQSLATLAGLCTKHQVNLIAIGNGTASRETDKLAGELVKKLASLKMTKIMVSEAGASVYSASELAAREFPDLDVSYRGAVSIARRLQDPLAELVKIDPKSIGVGQYQHDVSQVKLARSLDAVVEDCVNAVGVDVNTASAALLARISGLNSTIAGNIVTYREKNGAFPNREALKQVPRLGEKTFEQAAGFLRISTGEHPLDASSVHPEAYSVVERIAAAHQRVLKDLIGDVGFLKKLKAADFTDDKFGVHTISDILTELEKPGRDPRPEFKAAEFMEGVEDIKDLKPGMILEGAVTNVTNFGAFVDIGVHQDGLVHVSALSEKFVKDAHEVVSPGDIVKVKVLEVDLNRRRISLTMRLDDRHEEGQQRQAGNAPAGDTRRQHPRAGKGGGGGQANRGGGKPAAGSNGTFASLFAKAQQEQDAKKRRG; from the coding sequence ATGTCCAGTACCCCGAACACCGCCATTCCCAGTATCGAACAGATCATCGCCAACGAGCTCGGCGTCCAGCTGCGCCAGGTCGCTTCCGCCGTCGCCCTGCTGGATGACGGCGCCACCGTGCCCTTTATCGCGCGCTACCGTAAGGAAGCCACCGACGGCCTGGACGACACCCAGCTGCGTAATCTGGAAGAGCGCCTGCGTTACCTGCGCGAGCTGGCCGAGCGCCGTGACGCGATCCTGAAAAGCATCAAAGAGCAGGACAAACTGACGCCGGAGCTGGAGGCCGCCATCCTGGCCGCCGATACCAAGACGCGCCTGGAAGACCTTTACCTGCCGTACAAGCCAAAGCGCCGCACCCGCGCCCAGATCGCCCGCGAAGCCGGTCTGGAACCGCTGGCCGATGCACTGCTGAATGATCCGACGCTGGACCCGGAGACCGAAGCCGGCAACTACCTGAACAGCGAACACAAGATCGAGACGGCCAAAGACGCCCTCGACGGCGCCAAGCAGATCCTGATGGAACGCTTCAGCGAAAACGCCGACCTGCTGACCCGCCTGCGCACCTGGCTGTGGGAGCAGGCGGAAGTGGTGTCCAGCGTCGTTGACGGCAAGGACAAAGACGGCATCAAGTTCAGCGATTATTTCGCCCATCGCGAAAAACTGTCCGGCATCCCGAGCCACCGCGCCCTGGCACTGTTCCGCGGCCGTAATGAGGGCATCCTGCACGTCAGTATGGCGCTGTCGGAAGAACAGGAAGCGGCGCAGCCGCACCCGTGCGAGGCCATGGTGGCCCAGAGCATCGACTGGCAGCACCAGGGCCGCGCCGCCGACAACTGGCTTGGCGAAACCGTGCGCTGGACCTGGAAGATCAAGCTCAACACCCACCTGGAAACCGAACTGCTCGGTCGCGTGCGCGAACTGGCCGAGGAAGAAGCCATCCAGGTCTTCGCCCGCAACCTCAACAGCCTGCTGCTGGCCCCGCCGGCCGGCGCCCGCGCCACCATGGGCCTGGACCCGGGCCTGCGCACCGGGGTGAAGGTGGTGGTGGTCGATGAAACCGGCAAACTGCTGGAGTACACCACCGTATTTCCGCACCAGCCGCGCAACCAGTGGGACCAGTCGCTCGCCACGCTGGCCGGGCTGTGCACCAAGCATCAGGTGAACCTGATCGCCATCGGCAATGGCACCGCCAGCCGTGAAACCGACAAGCTGGCCGGCGAACTGGTGAAGAAACTGGCCAGCCTGAAGATGACCAAGATCATGGTCAGCGAAGCCGGCGCGTCGGTGTATTCCGCCTCGGAACTGGCGGCACGGGAATTTCCCGACCTGGACGTGTCCTACCGTGGCGCCGTGTCCATTGCCCGCCGTCTGCAGGACCCGCTCGCCGAGCTGGTGAAGATCGATCCGAAATCCATCGGTGTGGGGCAGTACCAGCACGATGTGAGCCAGGTGAAACTGGCACGCAGCCTGGATGCTGTGGTCGAGGACTGTGTGAACGCCGTCGGCGTGGATGTGAACACGGCATCGGCCGCCTTGCTGGCGCGCATTTCCGGCCTGAACAGCACCATCGCCGGCAACATCGTCACCTACCGCGAGAAAAACGGCGCCTTCCCCAACCGCGAGGCACTGAAACAGGTACCGCGCCTGGGCGAGAAGACCTTTGAGCAGGCCGCCGGCTTCCTGCGCATCAGCACCGGCGAGCACCCGCTGGACGCCTCCAGCGTGCACCCGGAAGCCTACAGCGTGGTCGAGCGCATTGCCGCCGCGCACCAGCGCGTCCTGAAAGACCTAATCGGCGATGTCGGCTTCCTGAAAAAACTGAAAGCCGCCGACTTCACCGATGACAAGTTCGGCGTGCACACCATCAGCGATATTCTCACGGAGCTGGAAAAGCCCGGCCGCGATCCGCGCCCGGAGTTCAAGGCGGCGGAATTCATGGAAGGCGTCGAGGACATCAAGGACCTCAAGCCGGGCATGATCCTGGAAGGCGCTGTCACCAACGTGACCAACTTCGGTGCCTTCGTGGATATCGGCGTCCACCAGGACGGCCTGGTCCATGTGTCTGCGCTATCGGAGAAATTCGTCAAGGATGCTCACGAGGTCGTCAGCCCCGGTGATATCGTCAAGGTCAAAGTGCTGGAGGTGGACCTCAATCGCCGCCGCATCAGCCTGACCATGCGCCTGGACGACCGTCACGAGGAAGGCCAGCAACGCCAGGCCGGCAACGCCCCGGCGGGTGATACACGCCGCCAGCATCCACGCGCCGGCAAGGGCGGCGGTGGCGGCCAGGCAAACCGCGGTGGCGGCAAGCCGGCGGCGGGCAGCAACGGCACCTTTGCCTCGCTGTTCGCCAAGGCACAGCAGGAGCAGGATGCGAAAAAACGCAGGGGCTGA
- a CDS encoding response regulator has translation MAKILVVDDSPTQLANMVRICEAQGHQTVTATNGMQGVELARSERPDLILMDVVMPELNGFQATRKITRDPETQHIPVVLVTTKDQDTDKVWGERQGAAGYIVKPPQESELVAKIRELLGA, from the coding sequence ATGGCGAAAATCCTGGTTGTTGACGATTCACCCACCCAACTGGCCAACATGGTCCGTATCTGTGAGGCCCAGGGCCATCAGACCGTGACCGCCACCAATGGCATGCAAGGGGTGGAACTGGCGCGCAGCGAGCGCCCGGACCTGATTCTCATGGACGTGGTCATGCCGGAACTGAACGGCTTCCAGGCCACCCGCAAGATCACCCGTGACCCGGAAACCCAGCATATTCCGGTCGTGCTGGTGACCACCAAGGATCAGGACACCGACAAGGTCTGGGGGGAACGCCAGGGGGCGGCCGGCTATATCGTCAAGCCGCCACAGGAATCCGAACTGGTGGCCAAGATCAGGGAACTGCTGGGCGCCTGA
- the ompR gene encoding two-component system response regulator OmpR, protein MTEPQQDKILVVDDDARLRSLLQRYLEEQGFYIKAVADAEQMDRALGRELYSLMVLDLMLPGEDGLSICRRLRAAGTAMPIIMLTAKGDDNERIEGLEAGADDYLPKPFNPRELDARIRAVLRRQVREVPGAPSRDNQCVTFGPWELDLARRILRRGDQENNLTTGEFAVLKALVQHPREPLTRDKLMNLARGREWSAMERSIDVQVSRLRRLLEDDPSKPRYVQTVWGVGYVFVPD, encoded by the coding sequence GTGACCGAGCCGCAACAGGACAAGATTCTCGTCGTCGATGACGACGCCCGCCTGCGCAGTCTGCTGCAGCGTTATCTCGAAGAACAGGGGTTCTACATCAAGGCCGTCGCCGATGCCGAGCAGATGGATCGTGCGCTGGGCCGCGAGCTGTATTCGCTGATGGTGCTGGACCTGATGCTGCCGGGCGAAGACGGCCTCTCGATCTGCCGCCGGCTGCGCGCCGCCGGCACCGCCATGCCGATCATCATGCTCACCGCCAAGGGCGACGACAATGAGCGCATCGAAGGCCTGGAAGCCGGCGCCGACGATTACCTGCCGAAACCGTTCAACCCGCGCGAGCTGGATGCCCGCATCCGTGCCGTGCTGCGCCGCCAGGTGCGCGAAGTGCCGGGCGCGCCAAGCCGCGATAACCAGTGCGTGACCTTCGGCCCCTGGGAGCTGGACCTGGCGCGCCGCATCCTGCGTCGCGGCGACCAGGAGAACAACCTCACCACCGGCGAATTCGCCGTGCTCAAGGCGCTGGTGCAACACCCGCGCGAACCGCTGACCCGCGACAAGCTGATGAACCTGGCCCGTGGCCGCGAGTGGAGCGCCATGGAGCGTTCCATCGATGTGCAGGTGTCGCGCCTGCGCCGGCTGCTGGAAGATGATCCGTCCAAACCGCGTTATGTGCAGACGGTGTGGGGGGTGGGTTACGTGTTTGTGCCGGACTGA